AAATCGCAAAAATTAGTTTCATAGGGGGTTTTCTTGTTTATCAAAATTAAATTCCTGTTTTTCCGGAGCATCATTTTTTTTACATGGTTTCTTATGGCTTTATTAAAGTCAAATAAATAACTTATTGAAACTATTAATTTTTTTTTATGCTGAGGATGGCTGGTTTGGCATGGGGTTTGAATTAGTAAGGAGTGAGGGAGTAGTTTTTTATGAAACAATGGCTTTTAGCACTGCTGCTTTTATTATCGCCTGTAGGCATGGCCGCCGAAATGGCCCAGGATGATGTGGATGTAGATAGTCTTACTCCTGGTTCTAATGAATGTGGCAATTTAAAAGAACAGATCGATATTTTTGCAGGGCTTGCCGATACTGTAAAAGGGGATCTTAAAAAAGTGAAAGATCCCATGCTGTGCGAAAGCATGGCCACTCAATGCGAAGATTTTAACGTTAAAACAAAATCCTACCAGAAACTCTATAAACAACACTGCGACGATACCTACGAAATTGTAAAACTTGAAAAATGTGATTACGCCGAAACGCCGTGTACAAAACCGGTAATGGATACGCCGTCGCCTTTTGAAGGTTTGCACGCCAGTGTGGATGAAGAGAAGAACAAGATAACCTGGTAAAGTTTTTTCCACCCCAACAGTAGAGGGGGTTCGAAATGTTTTCGGACCCCCTTTACACTTTAAAACTCCCTAAAATAAGTAATTACGATATTCATTTTGAAAGAATTAATTTCAAACTTGGGAATAACCCTCTCCTGGCCTCCCCCTTACTTTAAGGGGGAGGGACGTTCTCACAAAGTTTTGTAATCAAGTCCTCCTCCCTTAAAGTAAGGGAGGAGACAGAGGTGGGTTACTCTTCTCTAATTCTCATCTTTTCTTCTTGCCACTTACCTTTTATACCAGTAGAACTTTTGCCCATGACCTTTAAAATGACGCCTCAGGTGCGCTTGGGTTTTTTTGTTTTTGCCACGCTTTTGGTTTTGGCCTATGTCACGCTCCGCGTATCGAGCACTTCACTTTCTCCGGGCGGATCTTATACTTTATACCTTAATGTTAACGAAGCTACCGGTATTACCAAAAAAACACCGGTTCTTGTATCGGGTATTCAGGTGGGTTGGGTGAGTGATATTAGTTTATCAAATACCAATCAGGCCCAGTTAGAACTTAAAATTAAAAACTCGGTTAAAATTTCTAAAAACGTGGAAGCTCGCATTAAAACCATTGGGTTTTTAGGTGATACCTATGTTGAATTATTTCAACGAGGTGCTGTAGCCCAAGGTGATGAGTTGAAAGAAGATTCGCTTATTGCTACCGCCAGTAATTCTGGTGATATGAACTCCATTATGGGGCAGGTGGGTGCAGTAGCCGAAGATGTTAAAGCCATTACCGCTGTATTACGCGAGATTACGGTAAAAAATCAGCAAAATCTTAATTCTATTATTGAAAACATGAAAGCGTTAGCCGAAAACATGAATCTGATGGTGGCGCGCAATATGAGTAATGTTGACGGGACACTAGATAACCTGAATGTTGTTACTGCAAAAATGCGTAACGGGGAAGGGACTGTTGGCAAACTTCTTAATGATGATGAAACTGCCAATAAAATTAACGAATCGCTTGATAATTTAAATGGTCTTTTGGGTGGTGCTAATAAGTTGCGTGTTGATTTAGGTTACCATACCGAATATTTGGGGAATACAGCACAGTTTAAAAATTATGTGTCGCTGGCGTTAAAACCAAAGCCCGACAAATATTTTTTGTTTGAATTTGTAGACGATCCGGCTCCCGACTCTAAGCATTCTACCGTTACCTCCACCATTACCTCGGGTGGCACTACCAGCGTGGTTACCGAAGAAAAAGAAAAAGTAGATAACGATTCGTTTTTAGTGTCGGCACAGTTGGCTAAAAAGTTTTACGATTTCACTTTGCGTGGTGGGCTTATTGAATCGAGCGGCGGTGTGGGCGTAGATTATGATTATGGCCCCGTAGGAATGAAATTTTCGGCCTTTGATCTTGAAACGAAACACGGTGAAAAGCCTCACTTAAAAGCAATGGGAACAGTCAATGTTACCAAAAGCGTGTATTTGCTGGGTGGTATGGATGATTTTCTAAATAAAAAGCAGGATCCAGACTGGTTTATGGGTGCGGGTGTTAATATTACCGATGACGATATCAAATCGCTCTTTGGTTTAATGAGCTTGAAAGGGAATTAGAAGATTATGCCTAAAATTGAACGTGCTATTGTGAGTGTTACCGACAAAACCGGTGTGGTAGATTTTTGTAAGGTGCTGGCCAAACACAATGTTGAAATTCTCTCCACCGGTGGCACTGCCAAGGTGTTACGCGAAGCGGGATTAAAAGTAATTGATGTATCTGATTACACCGGAAGCCCCGAAGTGATGGATGGCCGTTTAAAAACCATCCACCCCATGATTGAAGGCGGTATGTTGGGAATCCGTTCCAATCCCTCTCACGTGGCCGATATGAAACGTTTGGGCATTAAAAATATCGACATGGTGATTGTTAATTTATACGCGTTTGAAAAAACGGTAGCCGATCCCAAGTGCAGCCTAGACCACGCTATAGAAAATATCGATATCGGCGGCCCTACCATGTTGCGTGCTGCTGCAAAAAATCATCAGGATGTAACCGTAGTGGTGGATAGTGGCGATTATATTTGTTTAGCCGAAGAGCTTGATAAAAATAACGGTGTTATTTCTACCGACACCAATTTTAAACTGGCGGTAAAAGTGTTTCAAACAACAGCCGCTTACGATAGCGCCATCGCCGCTTATCTTACTCCTAAAATAGGAGGAGATGTTTTTCCCGATAAACTCACCCTGCAATTTGAAAAACTGCAGGATTTACGCTACGGCGAAAACCCGCATCAAAAAGCCTGTGCGTATCGCGATGTGCAGGCTTCCAAGGGCGCTCTCACAAAAGCCAGGCAATTACAGGGGAAAGAACTTTCGTTTAATAATTTTATTGATCTTGAAGCCGCTCTTGCGTGTGTGCGCGAATTTACGAAGCCCGCTTGCGTTATTATTAAGCATACAAACCCTTGCGGGGCAGCTGTTGGTAAAAATATCAGCGATGCGTTCATCCGTGCCAAAGCTTCCGACCCTGTTTCCGCTTTTGGTGGAATTATCGGCTTAAACCGTGAAGTAGACGAAGACACCGCTAAAGCTATTGGTGAAACTTTTTTTGAATGCATTATTGCTCCGTCTTTTTCAAATGCAGCCATGCAGATTTTAGGCGCTAAAAAAAATCTGCGCCTTATGACTTTAGATGGATTTAACGAAAAGCCGGCAGGCCTTGATATCAAACGTATTGATGGTGGCATTTTGGTGCAGGATAAAGACACGCATATTACCGATATTGGGTCGTGCAAAGTGGTAACTAAAAAAGAACCCACTCAGACTGATAAAGACGAGCTTGATTTTGCCTGGAAGGTTGTAAAACACATTAAATCAAACGCTATTCTCTTTACAAAAAACGAACAAATCATTGGCATGGGTGCCGGCCAAACTAGCCGTGTAGACTCAGTTAAAATTGCCATCATGAAAGCCAAAGCCAATGGGCACGAAGCTAATTTAAAAGGTGCTGTTGTGGCTTCCGATGCATTTTTTCCGTTCCGTGATGGTTTAGACGAAACAGCGCGCGCCGGTATTACAGCGGCTATTCAGCCTGGTGGATCGGTAAAAGATGAAGAAGTGATTA
This region of bacterium genomic DNA includes:
- a CDS encoding MlaD family protein, translated to MTFKMTPQVRLGFFVFATLLVLAYVTLRVSSTSLSPGGSYTLYLNVNEATGITKKTPVLVSGIQVGWVSDISLSNTNQAQLELKIKNSVKISKNVEARIKTIGFLGDTYVELFQRGAVAQGDELKEDSLIATASNSGDMNSIMGQVGAVAEDVKAITAVLREITVKNQQNLNSIIENMKALAENMNLMVARNMSNVDGTLDNLNVVTAKMRNGEGTVGKLLNDDETANKINESLDNLNGLLGGANKLRVDLGYHTEYLGNTAQFKNYVSLALKPKPDKYFLFEFVDDPAPDSKHSTVTSTITSGGTTSVVTEEKEKVDNDSFLVSAQLAKKFYDFTLRGGLIESSGGVGVDYDYGPVGMKFSAFDLETKHGEKPHLKAMGTVNVTKSVYLLGGMDDFLNKKQDPDWFMGAGVNITDDDIKSLFGLMSLKGN
- the purH gene encoding bifunctional phosphoribosylaminoimidazolecarboxamide formyltransferase/IMP cyclohydrolase, producing the protein MPKIERAIVSVTDKTGVVDFCKVLAKHNVEILSTGGTAKVLREAGLKVIDVSDYTGSPEVMDGRLKTIHPMIEGGMLGIRSNPSHVADMKRLGIKNIDMVIVNLYAFEKTVADPKCSLDHAIENIDIGGPTMLRAAAKNHQDVTVVVDSGDYICLAEELDKNNGVISTDTNFKLAVKVFQTTAAYDSAIAAYLTPKIGGDVFPDKLTLQFEKLQDLRYGENPHQKACAYRDVQASKGALTKARQLQGKELSFNNFIDLEAALACVREFTKPACVIIKHTNPCGAAVGKNISDAFIRAKASDPVSAFGGIIGLNREVDEDTAKAIGETFFECIIAPSFSNAAMQILGAKKNLRLMTLDGFNEKPAGLDIKRIDGGILVQDKDTHITDIGSCKVVTKKEPTQTDKDELDFAWKVVKHIKSNAILFTKNEQIIGMGAGQTSRVDSVKIAIMKAKANGHEANLKGAVVASDAFFPFRDGLDETARAGITAAIQPGGSVKDEEVINAANEHGMVMLFTGNRHFKH